Proteins from one Ahaetulla prasina isolate Xishuangbanna chromosome 2, ASM2864084v1, whole genome shotgun sequence genomic window:
- the CBX8 gene encoding chromobox protein homolog 8 has product MELSAVGERVFAAEALLKRRIRKGRMEYLVKWKGWSQKYSTWEPEENILDARLLAAFEEREREMELYGPKKRGPKPKTFLLKAQAKAKAKTYEFRSDSARGLRVPYPGRSPQELGSTSRAREGLRQIPLPPQSSSTTSTPSMPRMEPIQENRMGTEEDRSEGAFKKRGPKARKDLPEMAEVASKRKSMEPGDKMVVDYLKARKLEETANSGTAKFSSGHSVIQLARRREPELPNVVPNPRAETGMKLGAPETYPPRLPKHRADFLDSKGQSGLDLGASKILHSSANQGSLYRDGIGTQAGRPSLIARIPVSRILGDPEEEPWSPSLNNLEKVVVTDVTSNFLTVTIKESSTDQGFFKEKR; this is encoded by the exons ATGGAGCTCTCCGCCGTGGGCGAGAGGGTCTTCGCGGCCGAGGCCTTGCTCAAGAGACGCATCCGGAAA GGTCGCATGGAATATCTGGTGAAATGGAAAGGCTGGTCTCAGAA GTACAGCACCTGGGAACCTGAGGAAAACATTCTAGATGCCCGCCTCCTTGCTGCTTTTGAGGAAAG GGAAAGAGAAATGGAACTTTATGGTCCTAAGAAACGTGGCCCCAAACCCAAAACTTTCCTTTTAAAG GCCCAGGCCAAAGCCAAAGCCAAAACATATGAATTCCGTAGTGACTCTGCTAGGGGCCTCCGGGTACCTTATCCCGGACGATCTCCACAGGAACTCGGCTCTACTTCCCGGGCTAGAGAAGGACTGAGACAGATTCCACTGCCCCCTCAAAGCAGCTCCACCACCTCTACCCCCAGCATGCCTCGAATGGAGCCCATCCAGGAAAACAGgatggggacagaggaagaccgATCTGAAGGCGCCTTCAAAAAGCGAGGTCCAAAGGCCAGGAAAGACCTACCTGAAATGGCAGAAGTTGCCTCAAAGCGTAAATCAATGGAGCCTGGAGACAAGATGGTGGTGGACTACCTAAAAGCCAGAAAATTGGAAGAGACAGCTAACTCTGGGACAGCAAAATTCAGTTCAGGACATAGCGTGATCCAGTTAGCCCGGAGACGAGAGCCTGAGTTACCCAATGTTGTTCCCAACCCAAGGGCAGAAACTGGCATGAAACTGGGTGCACCTGAGACTTACCCTCCTAGACTGCCCAAGCACAGGGCGGATTTCCTGGATTCCAAAGGGCAAAGTGGTTTGGACTTGGGGGCTTCTAAGATCTTGCACAGCTCTGCAAACCAAGGCAGCTTATATCGAGATGGCATAGGGACACAGGCTGGCAGGCCTTCCCTCATTGCCCGCATCCCTGTCTCCCGGATCCTGGGTGACCCAGAAGAAGAACCTTGGAGCCCATCTCTCAACAATTTGGAGAAAGTAGTAGTGACTGACGTGACATCCAATTTCTTGACAGTAACCATCAAGGAGAGCAGCACAGACCAAGGGTTCTTTAAAGAAAAGCGGTGA